From Alkalinema sp. FACHB-956:
CCTGAGCCAGCTAGACTCCTTTACCCAAGCTGCCAACCTCCTCGCCCAACCCAGCCCCCGCAAATATGCCCTCCTTGTTGGCATTGATAGCTACGATATCGATCCCCTCAAGGGTTGCAACACCGACGTTGATCTGCAGCGGGAACTGTTAATTCATCGCTATGGGTTTACTCCCAACGACATTGTCGAACTCCGCGATCGCAACGCCACCTACAACAACATCATCACTGCATTCCAACAGCATTTAATTCATCAAGCCCAACCCGGCGATCTGGTCGTTTTCCATTTTTCTGGGCATGGTTCCCGTGTGCGCGATCGCCAAGCCATTCCTGAACTGATTCGGAATGGCATTGGCCTAAATGGCACGATCGTTCCCGTCGATTGGCAAACCAACAATCCGCAGCAAGTTCGGCAAATCATGGGGAAGACGCTGTTTTTGCTCAGCAGCCAACTGAAAACGAATAACGTTGTGATGATTTTGGATAGCTGTCACTCGGAAGGGGGACTGCGGGGGAACTCACGGGTGCGATCGCTGGATTCCCGTATGAGTAGTGGCGATCAATTGCCTCACGTCATTGGCGCTGAAGCGGAATTACAAAGCCGACTCCAAACCGCGATCGGCTGGGGCGATGCAGAACTCCAGAATCGTCGTAAACAAGGAATCGCTAAAGGCGTTGCCATGGGAGCCGCCAGCTTTGACAAACTGGCAGATGTGGTCAATCCAGAAGCCCTCGAACTGTCCCAGAATGACTTTACTGCTGGGGCATTTACCTATTTATTCACTCGTTATCTCTGGCAATCTACAGGAGCGCGATCGCTGGATTCTGTGTTTTCCCAACTGGTTCTCAGTAGCATTCTCAGTTCCAATAATCCTGACCAGGCCCCCGTTTACAAAGTCGCTCCCAACAGCGGCAATGGCCGGAAACCCATTTTCTTTACACCCAGTGCTTTGCCCGCTGCCGAGGGGGTAATTCATCTGCCGCCCAAGGGCGATCAAGTGCAATTCTGGTTGGGCGGGGCTGCTCCTGATTGTCTCCAGGCATACGAGACAGCGGTTTTCAACATCCTCGATCGCCGAGGTAATATCCTAGGTGAAATTCAACAAACCCATCGATCGGGCTTAGTCGGCTATGGAAAACTGATCCCCAGTTCGACCCTTCAGGCTCCAACACAGTTGCAGGTGGGAATGCTGCTGCGGGAAAAAGTGCGGGGCATTCCCGATCATTTGACTCTCAAAATTGGGCTTGATGCTTCCCTGGGTGAGGCTTTGCCAATTATCCAACAGGGCTTGTTGGAGATGGCGAAGGTTGCAGTGGTCCCGATCGCAGAACAGCAAGAACTCCATTACATCGTCGGGCGCGTGGAAAACTTGGACAGTCCCACTCCGCGCAGCATAGCTCAACGATCGCAAAAGGGGCAATGGTGTCTACTCACGCCAGCCTTGGAGCCGTTACCCGGTGCACTGGGCGACCCCAATGACACCGTTGAAACCATGCTCGATCAATTGCGTCGCCGCCTGAAAACGCTGCAAGCTAAACAGTTGCTTAAAACGATGATGGGCGATGCCTCGACGATGAAGATTAGTGTTGATTTAGTACCTGCGGAAATCGTCGATCCCAAGGAAATGACGACTCGTCCGATCGGCCCAGCCCAAACGGTGATGAGCCAAAGCGCGATCGCGACGAATCCAGCGGCGGTGGTTGTGTCTCCGAAGTTCAATCGGGGCACGATCGTCCAAGTCAGATTGCGCAATCAGGAAGCGGTACCGCTGTACATGGCTATGATGGTGATTTTCCGCGATGGCAGTCTGTCGGTAGCCTATCCCTATGCGATCGATGCTCCGATCGATGAAGCTTTGGTCGCGCCAACGAGTGAAAAATTATTGAAATATGCGTTTGAGCTGAAATTTGCAACTGTATTTGAGTTATTGGTGATTGCTAGTCGTCGGCCTTTGAATAAATTATTGAAAGCCGTGAAAGAGATTGCTGATCAACGGGGTGAAGCGCATCGAGGTAAACCGATCGGATTAAAAGATGATCGGTCGATCGAGGTTGCTACGGATATGTTGATGGAAATCGATGAGATTAGTCAACGGGCGGGGGCACGTCCGGCGTTGCCTGAGCGCAGGATTGTGGATATGAACCAGTTAGGAGTGCTATCCACGATCGTCCAGGTCAAGGGATGATTCTGGGTGAGCTGAACTAGAGGGTCAGCGATCGTTGAAGTTGCTGAAGGGTTTCTAGGGAAAGTCCTGTGGTGCGGGCAATGACTTCTAGGGCCATGCCCTCACGCAATAAATTTTTGGCAATCTCTTGTAAAGTTTCTTGACGACCTTCTTGACGACCTTCTTGACGACCTTCTTGATGGCCTTCTTGCTTGATGGCTTGATAGGTTACAGATTCTTGCATAACATCTCTCCGAATGATTTGTTGGATAATGCTCTGTTCTAATACTAAACCAGCAAGAACGAAGGCTGAGGCGGCCAGTTCGGCTTGACGTTGGGGATCGGGGACACGATCGATCGCTTGGGCGGCTTGTTGCAAAACCTGGGCGGGATCAGGGGTTTGGGCTAGGGCTGCGAAGGGGAGGAGGCCGGGGGATTGGAGGAAAAGGCTGGGAGGTTGTTCCCAGAGGCGAATGACATCAAATTCGTGGCGTGTTCGTTCTAGGTTGAAGGTGTTGATTAAGACTTGCTCAGAGGTTGTCCGTCTGAGGTAAATGACGACTTGGTGCATGGGTTTGCTGGGGAAGCGGCGATGCACTCGGATGCGATAGTCGAGCAGCCGAAAGGGGATATCAGGGTCGGGTTGGGTTTGGAATTCGGCGTGGAGGACGATGTTATCGGCTTGCCGGAGGATGAGGGCATCGGCACGGATGGGTTCGAGGGAGAGTTCTGTGGGACTCAGTTCGGTGAGTTCGATCGATTGGCCGAGGAGCCAGTTGGCGAAGTCTAGGGAGAATTGTTCGGCGAGTCGCCGACAGGTGGTATCGAAGCTCATAGGGTATCAAAGCTCATAGTTGAATTGTACTACTAATCCCTAAGCTTTGAGAAGTATCAATTTTTGTATGGGGAAGAATTTTCATAGGGTCTGGGATTGCAGAATGAGATGAGGAAAGCAGTGTATGACGGTTTGGAGGGTGGGTTATGGGCTTGAGGGTGTTGCGGTTGGTGTTGCCGTTGGTGCTGGTTTCGGGGGGATTGGTGCTGGAAGGGGTGGGGATGCCTGGGGCTGTTGCGCAAGTGCAAACCGTGGATGAACGGAAGGCTGAGGCCAATGCTCTTCGAGCCAGCGAAGCTGAACGATTATTACAACAGGGAATTCAACAATATCAAAGCAATCAGTATGAGGAAGCGATCGTTTCCTGGAATGCTGCCTTGAAAATTTATCGGGAGATTGGCGATCGGCAAGGTGAGGCAAATGCAATCAATAATCGAGGAATTGCCTACCGTTCTCTTTCTCGCTATGAAGAAGCAATCACTGCATACAACGAAGCGTTACCAATTTTCCGCCAAGTCAAAGACCGCAATGGTGAGGCAAAGGCACTCCATAATTTAGGACTTGCCTATGATTCTCTTTCTCGCTATGAAGAAGCAATCACCGCATACAACAAAGCCTTACCGATTCTCCGCCAACTCAAAGACCGTACTGGTGAGGCAAAGGCACTCAATAATCTAGGAAATGCCAATCGTTCTCTTTCTCGCTATGAAGAAGCAATCACTGCATACAACGAAGCGTTACCCATTTTCCAACAAGTCAAAGACCGTAATGGTGAGGCAAAAGCACTCATGAATCGAGGAAGTGCCTACTATGCTCTTTCTCGCTACGAAGAAGCAATCACTGAATACAACAAAGCGTTAGCAATTTTTCAACAAGTCACAAACCTTAACAGTGAGGCAAATGCACTCATGAATCGAGGAAGTGCCTACTATGCTCTTTCTCGCTATGAAGAAGCCATCACCGCATACAACAAAGCGTTAGCAATTTTCCAACAAGTCAAAGACCGTAATGGTGAGGCAATTGCACTCATGAATCAAGGAAGTGCCTACGCTGCTCTTTCTCGCTATGAAAAAGCCATCACCGCATACAACGAAGCGTTACCCATTCTCCGCCAAGTCAAAGACCGCAATGGTGAAGCAAAGGCACTCATGAATCGAGGAGTTGCCTACCGTTCTCTTTCTCGCTATGAAGAAGCCATCACCGCATACAAC
This genomic window contains:
- a CDS encoding caspase family protein; this translates as MLTRRHFLQFTSSALSTIALSQLDSFTQAANLLAQPSPRKYALLVGIDSYDIDPLKGCNTDVDLQRELLIHRYGFTPNDIVELRDRNATYNNIITAFQQHLIHQAQPGDLVVFHFSGHGSRVRDRQAIPELIRNGIGLNGTIVPVDWQTNNPQQVRQIMGKTLFLLSSQLKTNNVVMILDSCHSEGGLRGNSRVRSLDSRMSSGDQLPHVIGAEAELQSRLQTAIGWGDAELQNRRKQGIAKGVAMGAASFDKLADVVNPEALELSQNDFTAGAFTYLFTRYLWQSTGARSLDSVFSQLVLSSILSSNNPDQAPVYKVAPNSGNGRKPIFFTPSALPAAEGVIHLPPKGDQVQFWLGGAAPDCLQAYETAVFNILDRRGNILGEIQQTHRSGLVGYGKLIPSSTLQAPTQLQVGMLLREKVRGIPDHLTLKIGLDASLGEALPIIQQGLLEMAKVAVVPIAEQQELHYIVGRVENLDSPTPRSIAQRSQKGQWCLLTPALEPLPGALGDPNDTVETMLDQLRRRLKTLQAKQLLKTMMGDASTMKISVDLVPAEIVDPKEMTTRPIGPAQTVMSQSAIATNPAAVVVSPKFNRGTIVQVRLRNQEAVPLYMAMMVIFRDGSLSVAYPYAIDAPIDEALVAPTSEKLLKYAFELKFATVFELLVIASRRPLNKLLKAVKEIADQRGEAHRGKPIGLKDDRSIEVATDMLMEIDEISQRAGARPALPERRIVDMNQLGVLSTIVQVKG
- a CDS encoding Rpn family recombination-promoting nuclease/putative transposase — translated: MSFDTTCRRLAEQFSLDFANWLLGQSIELTELSPTELSLEPIRADALILRQADNIVLHAEFQTQPDPDIPFRLLDYRIRVHRRFPSKPMHQVVIYLRRTTSEQVLINTFNLERTRHEFDVIRLWEQPPSLFLQSPGLLPFAALAQTPDPAQVLQQAAQAIDRVPDPQRQAELAASAFVLAGLVLEQSIIQQIIRRDVMQESVTYQAIKQEGHQEGRQEGRQEGRQETLQEIAKNLLREGMALEVIARTTGLSLETLQQLQRSLTL